Proteins encoded together in one Undibacterium sp. CCC3.4 window:
- a CDS encoding transcriptional regulator, giving the protein MAERIGTSVNTVRRMEDGQPGTALQHFVRALQVFGELDKFEQLMDTAQDSVGLSLMDENLPQRIRTPRRRREPGAF; this is encoded by the coding sequence TTGGCTGAACGTATAGGCACCTCGGTCAATACGGTTCGGCGAATGGAAGATGGCCAGCCAGGCACAGCCCTTCAACACTTTGTCCGGGCGCTTCAGGTATTTGGTGAACTCGACAAGTTCGAGCAGCTCATGGATACAGCTCAGGATTCGGTAGGACTAAGCTTGATGGACGAAAATCTCCCGCAACGGATTCGTACCCCTCGCCGGCGTCGTGAGCCGGGTGCGTTTTGA
- a CDS encoding type II toxin-antitoxin system HipA family toxin yields MATKSTDKRANAGSASKVELDVCLGQAGLPVGKLIYVKDGQREFSQFAYQEEWLDNPVAFDVSPDLSRVPGYQLRRAPSKDDSCFFLTLADTEPDSWGRRLIARAHAKKRKLNPSLTALTAVDYLCAVDDFSRIGALRLRAAAQTKLRNVEDGKRATPPLLELEKMMAASQAVELSKETAEDLTYLQGKGTSLGGMRPKCSVLDEDGTLALGKFPSVNDTRSVTRGEVLALRLAKLAGIDTADARIVMVQGAPVAIIRRFDRTSKQARIPYMSGAALLQSSRNEEHAYTEVVDAMRSKCIDFTASAQQLWRRLVFNFLITNVDDHLQNIGFLYVDKNQWQLSPSFDLNPFPEKDRESKTWLSEDTGPITSLAQLLGQAARFQLKPHAATAVLAEVVDAVKQWRDVALTADVGLSQAELKDFAPAFEHAGMDEAVELLA; encoded by the coding sequence ATGGCTACCAAGAGCACTGACAAACGAGCCAATGCGGGCTCGGCCTCTAAAGTTGAGTTGGACGTTTGCTTGGGGCAAGCTGGCCTACCTGTTGGTAAACTCATTTACGTCAAAGACGGCCAGCGTGAGTTCTCTCAGTTCGCCTACCAAGAAGAATGGCTGGACAACCCTGTCGCATTTGACGTCTCCCCTGATTTATCCCGGGTTCCAGGCTACCAATTGCGCAGAGCCCCGAGCAAAGACGACTCCTGCTTTTTTCTTACGCTGGCAGATACGGAGCCGGACAGCTGGGGTCGTCGCCTCATCGCGCGGGCTCACGCCAAAAAAAGAAAACTCAATCCTTCGCTCACCGCGCTGACGGCGGTGGACTATCTTTGTGCCGTAGATGATTTCAGCCGTATCGGAGCACTGCGCTTGCGCGCCGCGGCACAGACCAAGCTGCGCAACGTAGAGGACGGTAAGCGAGCTACCCCGCCATTGCTGGAGCTCGAAAAAATGATGGCGGCCTCGCAAGCCGTTGAACTAAGCAAGGAGACCGCTGAAGATCTCACATATCTTCAGGGGAAAGGTACCTCGTTAGGCGGTATGCGCCCCAAATGCAGCGTACTTGATGAAGACGGAACACTGGCTTTGGGGAAGTTTCCTAGCGTCAATGACACGCGCAGTGTCACGCGTGGAGAGGTTCTTGCCCTGCGCTTGGCCAAGCTGGCGGGGATTGACACGGCAGACGCACGTATTGTGATGGTTCAGGGTGCTCCGGTAGCGATCATTCGTCGTTTCGACAGAACATCGAAGCAAGCTCGCATCCCCTATATGTCCGGGGCTGCGCTGCTGCAGTCGAGCCGAAATGAAGAACACGCTTACACGGAAGTCGTAGACGCGATGCGTTCGAAATGCATCGATTTCACTGCCTCAGCCCAACAGCTCTGGCGTCGGCTGGTCTTCAATTTTCTGATTACAAATGTCGATGACCATCTGCAAAATATTGGTTTCTTGTATGTGGACAAAAATCAATGGCAGTTGTCCCCCTCCTTTGATCTCAATCCGTTTCCTGAAAAGGACAGGGAGTCGAAGACTTGGTTAAGCGAAGACACTGGTCCAATTACCTCGCTAGCGCAACTATTGGGCCAGGCAGCACGGTTTCAGCTTAAGCCGCACGCAGCCACTGCCGTGCTGGCTGAGGTAGTCGATGCCGTTAAACAGTGGCGTGACGTGGCCTTGACGGCAGACGTCGGGCTCTCCCAAGCTGAACTCAAGGACTTTGCGCCCGCTTTCGAACACGCCGGAATGGATGAGGCTGTTGAGTTGTTGGCGTAA
- a CDS encoding primosomal protein N', protein MATLFLRIALDTPLDTLFDYRWIAPLEVDSEQESPLPQVGQLALVPFGSQKMVGLIVALATSTAVPEDKLRDVLAVRSSLAALDANWMALVQFAAEYYQRPLGEVALPALPKNIKAATTLALDKGLKRLAKRPLQSDAAAHGAASLNDEQRAAVSAITGTPGFSTHLLFGVTGSGKTEVYLHAAAAILAASERAQVLILVPEINLTPQFEAHIRARFPGLHLATLHSGMAEGARSDNWLAAHLGRARIVLGTRLAMLASLPDLKLIIVDEEHDPSYKQQEGLRYSARDLAIWRGHRAGIAVVLGSATPSLESWQAVQSGRYRLSELSQRAVAAAVLPIIRMVNLEREKPVQGLTPRVTASIRLRLDKGEQSLLFLNRRGYAPVLACDACGWLSNCTRCTANLVLHKGEHRLRCHHCGLEQRIPRACPTCGNVDLQPLGRGTQRLEESLAEIFPEARVLRIDADSTRLKGSAAAAFNLVHDGSIDILIGTQMVAKGHDFKRLTLVAALNPDAALFSQDYRAAERLFAQLMQVSGRAGRTAQNTDGNAAEVLVQTRYPDHPLYHALIGHNYRSFAADMLQERRQAELPPFMYQALLRAEARELALALEFLQQAAVCLEHPGISIHDPIPMTMMRVANVERAQLLIESVSRPALQAFAKAWIIAMRALKSRVKWSLEIDPVDI, encoded by the coding sequence GTGGCTACACTTTTTCTGCGTATCGCCCTCGATACCCCCCTTGACACGCTGTTCGATTACCGCTGGATAGCGCCGCTGGAAGTTGATAGCGAGCAAGAAAGTCCATTGCCGCAAGTCGGGCAACTGGCGCTGGTCCCATTTGGCAGCCAAAAAATGGTCGGGCTGATCGTCGCGCTGGCCACCAGCACGGCTGTGCCGGAAGATAAACTGCGCGATGTCTTGGCGGTGCGTAGCAGCCTCGCAGCGCTCGATGCCAACTGGATGGCTTTGGTGCAATTTGCTGCCGAGTATTATCAACGCCCGCTCGGCGAGGTCGCCTTGCCGGCTTTGCCCAAGAATATCAAAGCCGCCACCACGTTGGCGCTCGATAAGGGATTGAAGCGATTGGCGAAACGACCTTTGCAAAGCGATGCTGCTGCGCATGGTGCGGCCTCACTCAACGATGAGCAGCGCGCCGCCGTCAGCGCGATCACCGGCACGCCTGGTTTCTCCACACATCTGCTGTTTGGCGTTACCGGCAGCGGTAAAACCGAAGTGTATTTGCATGCGGCAGCGGCAATACTGGCCGCTTCTGAGCGCGCCCAAGTCTTGATTCTGGTTCCGGAAATCAACCTTACCCCACAATTCGAGGCCCATATTCGCGCCCGTTTTCCTGGCCTGCACTTGGCGACCTTGCACAGTGGCATGGCCGAAGGCGCGCGCTCGGATAACTGGCTCGCCGCCCACCTCGGGCGGGCGCGGATAGTCCTCGGTACCCGTCTGGCGATGTTGGCATCCTTACCCGACTTGAAATTGATCATCGTTGATGAAGAGCATGACCCTTCTTATAAGCAACAGGAAGGCTTACGCTATTCGGCACGCGATTTAGCGATTTGGCGTGGCCACCGGGCCGGCATTGCGGTGGTGCTCGGCTCGGCCACGCCTTCGCTGGAGAGTTGGCAGGCGGTGCAAAGTGGTCGTTATCGCTTATCGGAACTGTCGCAGCGCGCCGTTGCCGCGGCCGTGTTGCCTATCATCCGCATGGTGAACTTGGAGCGAGAAAAGCCGGTGCAAGGATTGACGCCACGTGTTACTGCGTCGATACGCTTACGTCTTGACAAGGGTGAGCAATCACTCCTGTTTTTAAATCGACGCGGTTATGCACCGGTGCTGGCCTGTGACGCTTGCGGCTGGCTGAGTAACTGCACGCGCTGTACCGCCAATTTGGTCTTACACAAAGGCGAGCATCGCCTGCGTTGCCATCACTGTGGACTCGAGCAAAGAATCCCGCGCGCCTGCCCAACTTGTGGCAATGTTGATTTACAGCCACTAGGTCGCGGCACCCAACGCTTGGAAGAAAGCCTGGCTGAAATTTTCCCAGAAGCACGGGTCTTGCGCATCGATGCCGATTCCACGCGGCTGAAAGGCAGTGCCGCCGCCGCCTTTAATTTAGTGCATGACGGTAGTATCGATATCTTGATCGGCACCCAGATGGTTGCTAAAGGGCATGATTTTAAACGGCTGACGCTGGTGGCGGCGCTCAATCCTGATGCCGCCTTGTTTTCCCAAGACTACCGCGCCGCCGAGCGCTTATTCGCGCAACTGATGCAAGTTTCCGGGCGCGCCGGGCGCACTGCCCAAAATACCGATGGCAATGCGGCCGAAGTCTTGGTGCAGACGCGTTATCCCGACCATCCGCTCTACCACGCCTTGATTGGCCACAATTACCGCAGCTTTGCCGCCGACATGTTGCAAGAGCGTAGGCAAGCGGAATTGCCACCGTTTATGTATCAAGCTTTATTGCGCGCCGAAGCCAGAGAATTAGCCTTGGCATTAGAGTTTTTGCAGCAAGCAGCGGTTTGTCTCGAGCATCCTGGCATTAGCATCCATGACCCGATTCCGATGACGATGATGCGGGTCGCCAATGTGGAGCGTGCGCAACTATTGATCGAGTCGGTCTCACGACCGGCTTTACAAGCCTTCGCCAAAGCCTGGATTATCGCCATGCGCGCGCTGAAAAGCCGCGTTAAATGGTCATTGGAAATAGATCCGGTCGATATTTGA
- a CDS encoding DUF3320 domain-containing protein: MSGDIGSESVAKVVLPGETKNTAEVFIEATLIKKLNLADYQNAVPLLRELLIVNDTLFPLNELTLTITSEPAFIKTKSWRLDAINESQQYRIPNLDVELEGVLLVRLTEAEIAHVTFTLNKTGSAEIICQHQVEVELLPRNQWGGISHLPDMVAAFVQPNEPAIERLLKQTAEVLHHNGKNRALNGYNGGAKRAWELASAIWTAVAGMGIDYALPPASFEHKGQKIRGSGQIAESGLGTCLDLSLLFCSALEQCGLNPILVFTQGHAFAGVWLKNEEFSTVVVDDITALRKRVKLKELVLFETTLLTHRPCPTFSHAIEVGTQQISEEVEQCFELSVDIRRARLQRIKPLSSAELPKISEVINPSEKDQSTFEEAPDLPDDPETDGEREDKGQAENRLIRWQRKLLDLSMRNNLLNFHPGKKAIRLDAPDPGLLEDLLAEGHSLKLMPRPALMDGNDPRDQVIHEARTREDVRREHALDALKRKEIFVSIEDAELESRLVELYRTSRTNLQEGGSNTLYLALGFLSWTRENKDDKTLRAPLILVPVTLNRKSVRSGFTLTLHDDEPCFNPTLIEMLRQDYELSLSIGEGELPKDKSGLDVSKIWNTVSAAIKNIKGWEVVEDVVLSTFSFAKYLMWKDLTERTEQLKQNAVVRHLIDTPRESYPRGVPFPNPRYLDREYPPQQTFCPLPADSSQLSAVMAASRGKDFVLIGPPGTGKSQTIANLIAQCLAENKRVLFVSEKIAALDVVYRRLRDVGLGDFCLEMHSSKAKKLDVLNQLKKSWDAKGNSNADVWKEEASRLQLLRECLNAYVERLHHRHRNGLSPYDAMGRIGAGRDVAVLGMSWPSADAHDVASLNELLELAERLDVNAKEIGSNLLMQHPLGQIAHSDWSPNWQQTLIDVARKTIPKADALQSSADAFCTTIGFSSLGLTKNARHALAVLSTLFSAAAGRDWRFALHSDARRLVSSMQVALKLVASHRSITDNLSAPWSTQTIAGVNKGLQLLEKTSILKSQLSTTWSKSVVDNLTAGICLLASYSETKLKLSVSYRDDATELDADQLQRDWAAAEASFWPTSWLRKRAIQQTMLAYVSKGQKPQFTSDIKCLIELQSLRVKLAKFDSLSLSTDQIWSGLKTQQDDLKAALAFQTVLDCAHKNVTWEDQGFDSIDEGRCGGTMRTDLMRARDLVHINNEFTPLAALTSLSQSMWLGHETHIDTCNTGLRFQEALIQAKAGRTWLKTNLNAVADGSCGSEMLLDLNNMNALLDIEYELASYDELRAATHGVWNGLKSQPEEIDSATKFHASLASVLSDLASTPDELVTIKAALNRLLGDGNDLLAPAGPVSLAGGNYVAAHQSLLQSTDSLGQLSGISQETPSSFQLLTPARLVMACQDMIAAEPRLRAWCAWRKVRDEASLVGMGVIAEAIENGGVLPGLVREAFETNYCRWWLNAVVDDDNVLRNFVSVEHEKRIKNFQELDDRFTELTQAWVRARLCAELPDQEAVERNSEWGVLRHEMQKKARHLPLRELVGRVSSAMAQLTPCMLMSPLSIAQYLSADSALFDLVVFDEASQITVWDAIGAIARGKQTVMVGDPKQLPPTNFFDRAESDLDDEDVEGDLESILDECLGANLPTIDLSWHYRSRSESLIAFSNHRYYGGSLVTFPSPVTDDRAVNFHYIPNGIYEKGGARINKPEAKALVKDITARLKQPGFRESGLTIGVVTFNTEQQRLIEDLLDDERRKDPSIEPYFSETALEPVFVKNLESVQGDERDIMYFSITYGPTLSGTVSMNFGPMNKQGGERRLNVAITRARHELRVFSSLRPEQMDLSRTQAEGVRDLKHFLLFAERGPKALAEANSGSVGGYESPFEKSVALALAARGWRVEPQIGVSAFRIDLGIVDPDAPGSYLAGIECDGATYHRSATAKDRDKLREQVLRGLGWEIVRIWSTDWWIDPVVTLEKVNIRLEHLLTVCRARRLTEADRVEKLNLAAAIVAENSLAATLELSTDFSHLETKTSEFNTATAVSDEILAVPAINVAAVQPPAAARVLFIEADIRVEGTAVTAEVFFEKNYEVTLIQMIKDVVAVEGPIKDEVLSRRIARAHGWQRTGARIHERVTSLAAHHLHSTQEETDVFFWHSTEQKNTIVFRRPDMDVTRSVDEIALPELVALAHELSSSEMTGEDTVLAMAREIGLSKLRATSRLRLEVACLEAQQSRGMSTALIDTL, from the coding sequence ATGAGCGGCGATATAGGGTCTGAATCCGTGGCAAAGGTCGTTTTGCCAGGAGAAACAAAAAATACTGCCGAAGTTTTTATTGAGGCAACATTAATCAAAAAGTTGAATCTTGCCGATTATCAAAATGCGGTCCCGCTATTGCGTGAACTGCTCATTGTTAACGATACGCTCTTCCCGCTAAACGAGCTCACGCTCACAATAACTTCTGAACCCGCATTCATTAAAACGAAATCGTGGCGCTTGGATGCAATCAACGAAAGCCAGCAGTATCGTATTCCTAATTTAGACGTTGAACTTGAAGGCGTGTTATTAGTACGTTTGACCGAGGCCGAAATAGCACATGTCACCTTTACGTTGAATAAAACGGGTAGCGCTGAAATTATTTGTCAGCATCAGGTTGAGGTTGAACTGTTACCCCGTAACCAATGGGGTGGCATTTCACATTTACCAGATATGGTGGCTGCCTTTGTGCAACCAAATGAACCAGCCATTGAGCGCTTATTGAAGCAAACTGCCGAGGTGTTGCATCATAACGGGAAAAACCGCGCACTTAACGGATATAACGGTGGAGCCAAACGCGCTTGGGAGCTTGCGTCTGCTATCTGGACTGCTGTTGCTGGAATGGGTATAGATTACGCACTTCCACCAGCAAGTTTTGAGCACAAAGGTCAAAAAATTCGTGGGTCTGGCCAAATCGCCGAATCAGGCTTAGGCACCTGTCTTGATCTTTCACTTCTTTTTTGCTCTGCCCTAGAACAATGCGGTTTGAATCCTATTCTCGTTTTTACTCAAGGCCATGCGTTCGCCGGGGTATGGCTCAAGAATGAAGAATTTTCTACCGTAGTAGTGGATGACATTACCGCATTACGCAAACGCGTTAAATTAAAAGAGCTGGTACTGTTCGAGACTACGCTGCTTACTCACCGACCTTGTCCTACCTTTAGCCATGCGATTGAAGTAGGGACGCAGCAGATATCCGAAGAGGTGGAACAGTGCTTTGAACTGAGTGTTGACATTCGGCGAGCAAGACTTCAACGTATCAAACCACTGTCAAGTGCCGAATTGCCAAAAATATCAGAGGTCATCAACCCGTCTGAAAAAGATCAGTCAACGTTTGAGGAGGCACCGGACCTTCCTGACGATCCTGAAACTGATGGTGAGCGGGAGGACAAGGGGCAAGCTGAGAATCGGCTGATCAGATGGCAGCGTAAGCTTCTCGATCTGTCCATGCGTAACAATTTATTGAATTTCCACCCAGGTAAAAAAGCAATACGACTCGATGCTCCCGATCCTGGCTTACTCGAAGACCTGTTAGCGGAAGGCCATTCCTTAAAGCTGATGCCACGCCCAGCGTTGATGGATGGTAATGATCCACGGGACCAAGTTATTCACGAGGCAAGAACCAGAGAAGATGTACGCCGAGAGCACGCTCTGGATGCACTGAAACGTAAGGAAATTTTTGTCAGTATTGAAGACGCTGAACTTGAGTCGCGATTAGTAGAGCTTTACCGGACGTCACGAACAAATCTTCAGGAGGGTGGTTCAAATACGCTTTACTTAGCGTTAGGATTCTTGTCATGGACACGCGAAAACAAGGATGACAAAACTCTTCGTGCTCCGCTGATTCTTGTTCCCGTTACTTTGAATCGTAAAAGTGTTCGGTCCGGATTTACGTTAACACTTCACGATGATGAGCCTTGTTTTAATCCGACCTTGATAGAAATGCTAAGGCAAGATTATGAACTTAGTCTGAGCATCGGCGAAGGTGAGTTACCCAAGGATAAAAGCGGTCTTGATGTATCCAAAATTTGGAACACGGTTTCGGCTGCGATTAAGAACATCAAAGGATGGGAAGTCGTTGAAGATGTGGTGTTGTCGACGTTTTCATTTGCCAAATATTTGATGTGGAAAGATTTGACTGAGCGAACAGAACAGCTAAAACAAAATGCGGTAGTCCGTCATTTGATTGATACGCCGCGAGAGTCTTATCCACGCGGAGTGCCGTTTCCAAATCCTCGATATTTGGATAGAGAGTATCCGCCGCAACAAACGTTTTGTCCCCTACCCGCTGATTCCTCCCAGTTGTCGGCAGTCATGGCAGCTAGTCGCGGAAAAGATTTTGTGTTGATTGGACCACCAGGTACAGGGAAAAGCCAGACTATTGCGAATCTCATCGCTCAATGCTTGGCTGAAAATAAACGGGTTCTTTTCGTTTCGGAAAAAATAGCGGCACTGGATGTGGTCTACCGGCGCTTGCGTGATGTCGGTCTTGGCGATTTTTGTCTCGAGATGCATTCAAGCAAAGCAAAAAAATTGGATGTCTTAAACCAACTCAAAAAGTCGTGGGATGCGAAAGGTAACAGCAACGCGGATGTTTGGAAGGAAGAGGCGTCACGACTTCAGTTGTTGCGCGAATGTCTTAATGCCTATGTCGAGCGCCTTCATCATCGTCATCGCAATGGCCTAAGTCCTTACGATGCAATGGGGCGTATTGGGGCTGGACGCGATGTTGCCGTGCTTGGCATGTCTTGGCCATCTGCTGATGCGCACGACGTCGCTTCCTTAAACGAACTGCTCGAACTAGCCGAGCGACTTGATGTGAATGCCAAGGAAATTGGCAGCAATTTACTTATGCAACATCCGCTAGGGCAAATAGCCCATAGTGACTGGTCGCCCAATTGGCAACAAACCTTGATCGATGTGGCCCGAAAAACGATTCCTAAAGCGGACGCCTTGCAAAGTTCTGCGGATGCTTTCTGCACGACTATTGGGTTTTCTTCTTTGGGTCTGACAAAAAATGCCAGACATGCTCTTGCTGTTTTGTCGACACTTTTTTCTGCAGCAGCAGGCCGCGATTGGCGCTTCGCTCTTCATTCCGATGCGCGTCGTCTGGTAAGTTCGATGCAAGTAGCATTAAAGCTAGTCGCTAGCCATAGGAGCATCACCGACAATTTGTCAGCACCTTGGTCTACACAAACGATCGCCGGTGTGAATAAAGGTTTGCAACTGCTTGAAAAAACAAGCATCTTGAAATCGCAACTTTCAACAACTTGGTCTAAATCCGTTGTAGATAACCTCACAGCGGGTATTTGCTTATTAGCAAGTTATAGTGAAACCAAGCTCAAGCTTTCTGTCTCCTACCGAGACGACGCGACCGAGCTGGACGCCGATCAATTACAACGTGATTGGGCGGCGGCGGAAGCTTCATTTTGGCCAACAAGTTGGTTACGCAAACGGGCAATACAGCAGACAATGCTTGCATACGTCAGCAAAGGTCAAAAACCGCAATTTACTTCTGATATCAAATGCTTGATTGAGTTACAGTCTTTAAGGGTAAAACTAGCTAAGTTTGATAGCCTGAGTTTATCGACCGATCAAATTTGGAGTGGCTTAAAAACGCAACAAGACGATTTAAAGGCTGCACTCGCATTTCAGACCGTACTAGATTGTGCACACAAGAACGTAACCTGGGAAGACCAGGGTTTCGATTCCATCGACGAGGGGCGATGTGGCGGTACGATGAGAACCGATTTAATGCGCGCACGTGACCTTGTACACATTAACAATGAATTCACCCCTCTCGCCGCATTGACCTCGCTTAGTCAAAGCATGTGGTTAGGTCATGAAACTCATATTGACACTTGCAACACTGGACTTAGGTTCCAAGAGGCTTTGATCCAAGCAAAAGCTGGTCGCACGTGGTTGAAAACTAATCTCAACGCTGTCGCAGACGGTAGCTGTGGCTCCGAGATGTTGCTTGATCTGAATAACATGAATGCGCTCTTGGATATTGAGTATGAGCTCGCTTCATATGATGAACTTCGGGCAGCGACTCATGGTGTATGGAACGGTCTGAAGAGTCAGCCAGAGGAGATTGACAGTGCAACGAAATTCCATGCCTCATTAGCTTCAGTCTTATCTGACCTGGCAAGCACGCCGGACGAGCTTGTTACCATCAAGGCTGCATTGAACCGCTTACTTGGCGATGGTAACGACCTCTTAGCGCCTGCTGGACCAGTTTCCCTAGCCGGTGGTAACTACGTTGCGGCCCATCAATCGTTACTACAGTCGACGGATAGCTTAGGGCAATTGAGCGGGATTTCTCAAGAAACTCCTTCGAGTTTTCAGCTACTTACGCCGGCACGCTTAGTTATGGCGTGCCAAGATATGATCGCGGCAGAACCACGTTTGCGAGCGTGGTGTGCATGGCGCAAAGTCCGTGACGAGGCTTCGTTAGTTGGCATGGGTGTGATAGCCGAGGCAATTGAGAATGGGGGCGTACTGCCTGGCCTTGTCCGGGAAGCTTTTGAAACCAACTATTGCCGCTGGTGGCTGAACGCAGTCGTGGACGATGACAATGTGCTACGTAATTTTGTCTCTGTTGAGCACGAAAAGCGAATCAAGAATTTTCAAGAACTGGACGATCGGTTCACTGAACTGACACAAGCGTGGGTACGCGCTCGACTATGCGCTGAATTACCTGATCAAGAAGCGGTAGAAAGAAATTCTGAATGGGGCGTTCTTCGTCACGAAATGCAAAAGAAAGCACGTCATTTGCCATTGCGTGAGCTGGTTGGACGCGTTTCTTCCGCGATGGCTCAACTCACCCCGTGCATGCTAATGAGCCCTTTATCGATCGCGCAGTATCTTTCTGCAGATTCAGCGCTTTTTGACTTGGTCGTCTTTGATGAAGCATCACAAATTACAGTGTGGGATGCGATCGGTGCAATAGCGCGCGGCAAGCAAACCGTTATGGTTGGCGATCCTAAGCAGCTTCCGCCAACTAACTTCTTTGACCGTGCGGAGTCTGATTTGGACGACGAAGACGTTGAAGGTGATTTAGAAAGTATTCTTGATGAATGTCTTGGTGCCAATTTACCGACAATTGACCTGTCTTGGCATTACAGAAGTCGGAGTGAAAGCTTAATCGCGTTTTCTAATCACCGCTATTACGGAGGGAGTTTAGTAACTTTCCCGTCGCCGGTAACCGATGATCGTGCCGTCAATTTTCACTACATTCCTAATGGGATTTATGAAAAAGGCGGGGCGCGTATCAATAAGCCTGAAGCCAAGGCGCTCGTAAAAGATATTACAGCTCGACTCAAACAACCTGGCTTTCGCGAGTCTGGTTTAACGATTGGAGTAGTAACCTTTAATACCGAACAACAACGCTTAATTGAAGATCTTTTGGATGATGAACGTCGCAAAGATCCTTCGATCGAACCCTATTTTTCTGAAACTGCGCTTGAGCCAGTATTTGTTAAAAATCTGGAAAGTGTTCAAGGTGACGAACGTGACATCATGTACTTTTCTATCACTTACGGCCCAACGCTGAGTGGAACAGTGTCAATGAACTTCGGACCAATGAACAAGCAAGGAGGGGAGCGAAGGCTGAACGTTGCCATCACTAGAGCGAGGCATGAACTACGTGTGTTCTCTAGCTTAAGGCCCGAACAAATGGACTTGTCACGTACACAGGCTGAAGGGGTGCGAGATCTGAAGCATTTCTTGCTGTTTGCTGAGCGTGGACCGAAAGCACTGGCAGAAGCCAATTCTGGCAGCGTTGGTGGGTATGAAAGCCCGTTCGAAAAATCCGTCGCCTTGGCGCTGGCGGCGAGAGGGTGGCGGGTCGAACCACAAATAGGCGTGTCGGCGTTCCGTATAGATTTAGGCATTGTCGATCCAGATGCCCCGGGATCGTACTTGGCCGGCATTGAATGTGACGGTGCGACCTATCATCGGTCTGCGACAGCGAAAGATCGTGACAAATTACGCGAGCAAGTGTTGCGTGGATTAGGTTGGGAGATTGTTCGGATTTGGTCGACAGACTGGTGGATAGACCCTGTCGTAACACTGGAAAAAGTCAATATTCGCCTGGAACATTTACTTACTGTATGCAGAGCACGCCGTTTAACAGAAGCAGATCGTGTTGAAAAACTGAACCTTGCTGCTGCGATCGTTGCTGAAAATTCGTTAGCTGCGACCTTGGAATTGAGTACTGATTTTTCTCATCTGGAAACGAAAACATCTGAGTTCAATACGGCTACAGCAGTGAGCGATGAGATACTTGCCGTACCCGCGATAAATGTAGCTGCTGTGCAGCCACCTGCGGCGGCGCGAGTGCTCTTTATTGAGGCAGATATTCGTGTTGAAGGGACCGCGGTGACGGCAGAAGTTTTTTTTGAAAAGAATTATGAGGTCACGCTTATTCAGATGATCAAAGACGTTGTTGCGGTGGAAGGTCCGATTAAAGATGAAGTCCTATCTCGTCGGATCGCCCGCGCACACGGCTGGCAACGAACCGGGGCACGTATTCATGAGCGTGTGACGAGTTTAGCTGCGCACCATCTTCACAGTACCCAGGAAGAGACAGACGTCTTTTTTTGGCACTCAACAGAACAGAAAAACACTATTGTGTTCCGTCGGCCAGATATGGATGTGACACGATCCGTTGATGAAATCGCGCTACCAGAGCTGGTTGCCCTGGCTCATGAATTGTCTTCCAGTGAGATGACCGGCGAAGATACCGTTCTCGCGATGGCACGCGAGATAGGCTTGTCAAAATTAAGAGCAACTTCACGGTTAAGGTTGGAGGTTGCTTGTCTTGAGGCGCAGCAGAGTCGTGGCATGTCAACTGCGTTAATCGATACCTTGTAA
- a CDS encoding DUF4405 domain-containing protein, producing MPTKPHRLQHHTLPSGMLLQFKLERWHRRALYGLIASLYCSGMAWVIAHFKLRRVGEFGELIHPLEHWSMQVHGALQIPASFLLGALLFAHMRRAYRAGRNRSSGLCMIAVLLCLAVSGYGLDYFARELSRSIWSYAHWLPGAALPMLLWIHINHGRASLAAD from the coding sequence ATGCCCACCAAACCACATCGTCTGCAGCACCATACCTTGCCATCAGGCATGCTTTTGCAATTCAAGCTGGAACGCTGGCACCGTCGCGCGCTGTATGGCCTCATCGCCTCCTTATACTGCAGTGGCATGGCGTGGGTGATCGCGCATTTCAAATTACGTCGGGTCGGCGAGTTTGGTGAGCTGATTCATCCGCTCGAACACTGGTCCATGCAAGTACATGGGGCCTTGCAAATCCCGGCCAGCTTTCTGCTCGGCGCTTTGCTGTTTGCCCATATGCGCCGGGCCTACCGTGCCGGCCGTAACCGCAGCAGTGGGCTGTGCATGATCGCTGTCTTGCTGTGTTTGGCGGTCAGCGGCTATGGCCTCGATTACTTTGCCAGGGAACTGAGCCGCTCAATCTGGTCGTACGCGCACTGGTTGCCCGGAGCTGCCTTGCCTATGCTGTTATGGATACATATCAATCACGGGCGTGCCAGTTTGGCGGCAGACTAA